From Ptychodera flava strain L36383 chromosome 2, AS_Pfla_20210202, whole genome shotgun sequence, the proteins below share one genomic window:
- the LOC139119730 gene encoding uncharacterized protein isoform X2: MKTILVSMYIAAAIHLCLAGKRKPYTLVANSMTYDEALANCEALGMTLVYDVSEETHSAILALIAENNLENKGFWINARRGSSGKFETSSGMELTHYHPWGDKQPNQEGDCVCLIPKYDHDWDDVKCSAGKRSVCGYPEKPSGPIPERDQYKVIKNSRTYDEALAICENIGMTLAYDVSEETHSTILALLEENGISNKGVWANGRRNANGEMVTSNGDLLSAYPYQAWAQNQPNGDGDCLCLKVNFDHQWDDINCDAGKRFVCGFPVAPPPPPARTRAPPPPPTEAPPTEAPPTEAPPTEAPPTEAPPPPPGKPFLVLYIIL; this comes from the exons GCAAACGAAAACCGTACACGTTAGTTGCGAATTCCATGACTTATGACGAGGCACTGGCGAATTGCGAAGCTTTAGGAATGACATTGGTGTACGACGTGAGTGAAGAAACACATTCTGCAATACTTGCTCTCATAGCTGAGAATAATTTAGAAAACAAAGGTTTTTGGATCAACGCCCGCCGTGGCTCTAGTGGAAAGTTTGAGACCAGTAGCGGCATGGAATTGACGCATTACCATCCTTGGGGAGATAAACAACCAAATCAAGAGGGTGATTGCGTGTGTCTTAT ACCTAAGTATGATCATGATTGGGATGACGTTAAATGTAGCGCTGGCAAGCGATCTGTTTGTGGATATCCAG AGAAACCTTCAGGTCCAATACCAGAACGAG ACCAGTACAAGGTAATTAAGAATTCCAGGACTTACGACGAAGCATTGGCGATCTGCGAGAATATAGGTATGACATTGGCGTATGACGTGAGTGAAGAAACACATTCCACGATACTTGCTCTCTTAGAAGAGAACGGCATATCAAACAAAGGTGTCTGGGCCAACGGCCGCCGGAACGCTAATGGTGAAATGGTCACCAGTAATGGCGATTTATTGTCGGCTTACCCTTACCAGGCATGGGCACAGAACCAACCAAATGGAGATGGTGATTGTTTGTGTCTTAA GGTTAATTTTGACCATCAATGGGATGACATTAATTGTGACGCAGGCAAGCGATTTGTTTGTGGATTTCCAG TGGCACCACCCCCGCCTCCAGCTCGAACAAGAGCACCAC CACCACCACCGACGGAGGCACCGCCGACTGAAGCGCCACCAACAGAGGCACCGCCAACTGAAGCGCCACCAACAGAGGCACCACCCCCGCCTCCAGGTAAACCATTCCTTGTATTGTATATCAT CTTGTGA
- the LOC139119730 gene encoding uncharacterized protein isoform X1 — translation MKTILVSMYIAAAIHLCLAGKRKPYTLVANSMTYDEALANCEALGMTLVYDVSEETHSAILALIAENNLENKGFWINARRGSSGKFETSSGMELTHYHPWGDKQPNQEGDCVCLIPKYDHDWDDVKCSAGKRSVCGYPEKPSGPIPERDQYKVIKNSRTYDEALAICENIGMTLAYDVSEETHSTILALLEENGISNKGVWANGRRNANGEMVTSNGDLLSAYPYQAWAQNQPNGDGDCLCLKVNFDHQWDDINCDAGKRFVCGFPVAPPPPPARTRAPPPPPTEAPPTEAPPTEAPPTEAPPTEAPPPPPGKPFLVLYIMFHLVNSLLVFKTWHREDQPLKAQTNLKRIRDRKTQLMVITIQM, via the exons GCAAACGAAAACCGTACACGTTAGTTGCGAATTCCATGACTTATGACGAGGCACTGGCGAATTGCGAAGCTTTAGGAATGACATTGGTGTACGACGTGAGTGAAGAAACACATTCTGCAATACTTGCTCTCATAGCTGAGAATAATTTAGAAAACAAAGGTTTTTGGATCAACGCCCGCCGTGGCTCTAGTGGAAAGTTTGAGACCAGTAGCGGCATGGAATTGACGCATTACCATCCTTGGGGAGATAAACAACCAAATCAAGAGGGTGATTGCGTGTGTCTTAT ACCTAAGTATGATCATGATTGGGATGACGTTAAATGTAGCGCTGGCAAGCGATCTGTTTGTGGATATCCAG AGAAACCTTCAGGTCCAATACCAGAACGAG ACCAGTACAAGGTAATTAAGAATTCCAGGACTTACGACGAAGCATTGGCGATCTGCGAGAATATAGGTATGACATTGGCGTATGACGTGAGTGAAGAAACACATTCCACGATACTTGCTCTCTTAGAAGAGAACGGCATATCAAACAAAGGTGTCTGGGCCAACGGCCGCCGGAACGCTAATGGTGAAATGGTCACCAGTAATGGCGATTTATTGTCGGCTTACCCTTACCAGGCATGGGCACAGAACCAACCAAATGGAGATGGTGATTGTTTGTGTCTTAA GGTTAATTTTGACCATCAATGGGATGACATTAATTGTGACGCAGGCAAGCGATTTGTTTGTGGATTTCCAG TGGCACCACCCCCGCCTCCAGCTCGAACAAGAGCACCAC CACCACCACCGACGGAGGCACCGCCGACTGAAGCGCCACCAACAGAGGCACCGCCAACTGAAGCGCCACCAACAGAGGCACCACCCCCGCCTCCAGGTAAACCATTCCTTGTATTGTATATCATGTTTCAT CTTGTGAATTCCCTCCTGGTCTTCAAAACTTGGCACAGGGAAGACCAACCGCTCAAAGCTCAGACAAACCTAAAAAGGATTCGGGATCGGAAAACGCAGTTGATGGTGATTACAATACAGATGTAG
- the LOC139148180 gene encoding tumor necrosis factor-inducible gene 6 protein-like isoform X2 gives MQKILILAVLFHIATADSPVFHVEGCDGRYTLTYEDARSECEKYRTEIATYEDLEEAWNVGYEKCRAGWLDGVRVAYPMQEAIGTCGNKVGIVEVNNVDESKTYDVYCKTHGY, from the exons ATGCAGAAGATTCTAATTTTAGCGGTGTTGTTCCATATTGCAACAGCAG ATTCACCGGTATTTCACGTCGAAGGGTGTGATGGAAGATACACTCTGACTTACGAAGACGCAAGAAGTGAATGCGAAAAGTACCGCACCGAAATAGCCACGTATGAAGATCTTGAGGAGGCATGGAATGTTGGCTACGAGAAATGCAGGGCTGGGTGGTTGGATGGAGTACGTGTTGCATATCCTATGCAGGAAGCCATAGGAACCTGCGGCAATAAGGTCGGCATTGTGGAAGTTAACAATGTAGACGAATCGAAAACGTACGATGTATACTGCAAAACTCACG GCTATTAA